The Ascochyta rabiei chromosome 5, complete sequence genome has a segment encoding these proteins:
- a CDS encoding Aldehyde dehydrogenase (NAD(P)(+)) produces the protein MTAKSITLKAPNGKEWEQPTGLFINNEFVESSKPDNTISSVDPATEKEIAAVQAATPDDIDRAVNAAKKALKSPEWKLLPNTDRGRLMVKLADLMEQNHELLATIDAWDNGKPYSVAYNDDLPEAFNTIRYYGGWADKISGQTIGTTPQKFAYTVRQPIGVVAQIIPWNYPLSMACWKLGPALACGNTIVLKPAEQTPLSILVLAKLIRKAGFPPGVVNIVNGLGREAGSALVQHPLVDKVAFTGSTATATQIMKMAAVGLKNITLETGGKSPLLVFDDADMEQAVKWSHFGIMSNQGQICTATSRILVQESIFDTFVEKFRKQVSEVSVIGDQWSEYTFQGPQVTKQQYERILSYVDIGKEEGAKLVEGGEARSGDGYYIKPTVFIGVSSNMRIYREEVFGPFVVIATFKSEDEAIEMANDTIYGLGAAVFTKDLERAHRVASEIDSGMVWVNSSQDCDYRVPFGGVKQSGIGRELGEAGLEAYSQVKAVHINMGNKL, from the exons ATGACAGCCAAATCAATCACACTGAAAGCGCCCAACGGCAAGGAATGGGAGCAGCCCACCGGCCTGTTCATCAATAACGAGTTTGTGGAGTCGAGCAAGCCCGATAATACAATCTCTTCGGTCGATCCTGCCACCGAGAAGGAGATTGCTGCAGTACAGGCTGCAACGCCGGACGACATCGATCGTGCTGTGAACGCTGCAAAGAAGGCGCTGAAGAGCCCGGAGTGGAAGCTGCTGCCCAACACTGATCGTGGGCGACTCATGGTGAAGCTTGCGGATTTGATGGAACAAAATCATGAGCTCCTTGCAACAATAGACGCATGGGACAATG GCAAGCCATACAGCGTGGCGTACAACGACGATCTCCCTGAGGCATTCAATACCATCCGCTACTATGGTGGATGGGCAGACAAAATTTCCGGGCAGACAATAGGCACTACACCACAAAAGTTCGCCTACACCGTACGACAGCCCATTGGCGTGGTTGCACAGATCATCCCATGGAACTACCCTCTCTCAATGGCTTGCTGGAAGCTTGGCCCTGCCCTAGCTTGTGGTAACACTATCGTGCTGAAGCCTGCGGAGCAGACACCGCTGTCTATCCTTGTCTTGGCGAAGCTTATTAGGAAGGCTGGCTTCCCTCCTGGTGTTGTCAACATCGTCAACGGTCTCGGGCGCGAGGCTGGTTCGGCACTGGTTCAGCATCCGCTAGTCGATAAGGTCGCTTTCACGGGATCTACAGCCACAGCTACACAGATCATGAAAATGGCCGCAGTTGGGCTGAAGAACATCACTCTGGAGACTGGAGGCAAGTCGCCGCTGCTCGTTTTCGATGATGCCGACATGGAGCAAGCAGTCAAATGGTCGCACTTCGGCATCATGTCGAACCAGGGTCAGATTTGCACTGCAACCTCCCGCATCCTGGTGCAGGAGTCCATCTTTGACACTTTCGTCGAGAAGTTCCGCAAGCAGGTGTCTGAAGTCTCTGTGATTGGCGACCAGTGGAGTGAATACACCTTTCAAGGACCCCAGGTTACCAAGCAGCAGTACGAACGAATTTTATCGTATGTCGACATCGGCAAGGAGGAAGGTGCTAAGCTCGTCGAGGGTGGAGAGGCTCGCAGCGGAGATGGGTACTATATCAAGCCCACCGTCTTCATCGGCGTTTCATCAAACATGCGGATCTACAGAGAAGAGGTCTTTGGACCTTTTGTGGTCATCGCAACTTTCAAGAGTGAGGACGAGGCTATTGAAATGGCGAATGATACAATCTATGGTCTCGGTGCCGCCGTGTTCACGAAAGATCTGGAAAGGGCGCACAGGGTGGCTTCAGAGATTGACTCTGGCATGGTTTGGGTGAACAGCAGTCAGGATTGTGACTACAGGGTACCGTTTGGTGGTGTCAAGCAGTCAGGTATTGGACGTGAGCTGGGCGAGGCTGGCCTGGAGGCCTACTCCCAGGTGAAGGCGGTGCACATCAACATGGGCAACAAGCTATAG
- a CDS encoding Succinate dehydrogenase assembly factor 2 mitochondrial, with amino-acid sequence MASSRLVARSSRAFVAVQRSTYRSFSISAARNNQFEALNKRTNDTSEEYRKFQMEKNLNPHMTNTTSTIANEMPSVGKDAPPPELITSVDGNFTPKDSVPENTQRMTGGTQSSEGHEVSGKNSELGVGELEGAKFKVEPIRRTGEDANTMRARLLYQSRKRGTLESDLLLSTFADAKLGTMSPQLLQQYDVFLDENDWDIYYWATQEPTPTSHETAEGGGEALATSNAQGKNVQEKDEWKRSPGTGEWAQTVGTFKPAYRPVPSRWKGSEILSLLRRHVKERSAGGVTDTEGGAKETEGKGLGMMPPIRNFDQAA; translated from the exons ATGGCTTCCTCACGACTTGTTGCGCGCTCATCACGCGCTTTTGTTGCTGTCCAGCGCTCGACATACCGCTCTTTCAGCATCTCGGCAGCCCGTAACAATCAGTTCGAGGCACTCAACAAGCGCACCAATGACACCTCCGAGGAGTATCGCAAGTTCCAGATGGAGAAGAACTTGAACCCGCACATGACGAACACGACCTCTACTATCGCGAACGAGATGCCCTCAGTTGGCAAGGATGCGCCCCCACCTGAGCTCATCACCAGCGTGGATGGCAACTTCACTCCCAAGGACTCCGTCCCCGAGAACACGCAGCGCATGACTGGCGGAACCCAGAGCAGTGAGGGCCATGAAGTCAGTGGAAAGAACTCCGAACTTGGTGTTGGAGAGCTCGAGGGCGCCAA GTTCAAGGTTGAGCCGATAAGACGAACCGGAGAGGATGCGAATACTATGCGTGCAAGATTATTAT ACCAGAGCCGTAAGAGAGGAACTCTGGAAAGTGATCTGCTCCTCAGCACCTTCGCTGATGCCAAACTTGGCACCATGTCTCCCCAGCTCCTCCAGCAATACGATGTCTTCCTTGACGAGAACGACTGGGACATCTACTACTGGGCCACCCAAGAGCCAACACCCACCTCCCACGAGACTGCTGAGGGCGGTGGCGAGGCACTCGCTACCTCGAATGCGCAAGGCAAGAACGTACAAGAGAAGGACGAGTGGAAACGCTCGCCTGGTACTGGCGAGTGGGCACAGACTGTGGGTACCTTCAAGCCGGCGTACAGGCCGGTACCATCTAGGTGGAAGGGTAGTGAGATTTTGTCGCTTTTGAGGCGCCATGTTAAGGAGAGGAGTGCAGGCGGCGTTACAGACACAGAGGGCGGGGCAAAGGAGACCGAGGGCAAAGGACTGGGCATGATGCCTCCCATTCGCAACTTTGACCAGGCGGCTTAA
- a CDS encoding L-threo-3-deoxy-hexylosonate aldolase has translation MSSNGNGVKKERTPLRAGVYSPTMTFFDPETEELDVATIKKHAVRLAEAGLVGLVTMGSNGEAVHLSRAEKQTVTRATREALDEAGYKHVPVIVGASEHGIKLTIELAKEAAEAGGEYILTVPPSYYRYAVDEEAIEEYFTKVADASPLPIIIYNYPGAVSGIDIDSDLLIKLGKHPNIVGTKFTCGSTGKLTRVAYALDAVSTKGTGSGYMALGGIADFTAQTAASGGSGIIAGGANVIPKTCVKVWNLCVEGKLEEAFELQKKLSKGDWVLTKAAIPGTKSAIQSYFGYGGYPRRPLKRLSKEKTDAVAEGIKEIMEIEKSL, from the coding sequence ATGTCCTCCAACGGCAATGGCGTCAAGAAGGAGCGTACGCCTCTGCGTGCAGGTGTCTACTCGCCTACCATGACTTTCTTCGACCCCGAGACAGAAGAACTCGACGTGGCCACCATCAAGAAGCATGCCGTCCGCCTTGCCGAGGCCGGCCTCGTCGGTCTCGTGACCATGGGATCCAACGGTGAAGCCGTCCACCTTTCTCGTGCAGAGAAGCAGACAGTCACACGGGCAACCCGCGAAGCTCTCGACGAAGCCGGCTACAAACATGTTCCCGTCATCGTGGGTGCCTCAGAGCACGGCATCAAGCTGACCATCGAACTCGCCAAAGAAGCTGCAGAGGCCGGTGGTGAATACATCCTCACCGTTCCCCCCTCTTACTACCGCTACGCCGTTGACGAGGAGGCCATTGAGGAATACTTCACAAAGGTCGCTGACGCATCGCCCCTGCCCATCATCATCTACAACTACCCTGGTGCCGTCTCTGGAATCGACATTGACTCCGACCTGCTTATTAAGCTGGGCAAGCACCCCAACATTGTCGGCACAAAGTTCACCTGCGGCAGCACAGGAAAGCTGACCCGTGTGGCGTACGCCCTCGACGCCGTCTCCACAAAGGGCACAGGCAGCGGTTACATGGCGCTCGGTGGCATTGCAGACTTCACAGCGCAGACAGCTGCCTCGGGCGGCTCCGGCATCATTGCCGGTGGCGCCAACGTCATCCCCAAGACCTGCGTCAAGGTCTGGAACCTGTGTGTCGAGGGCAAGCTCGAGGAGGCGTTTGAGCTGCAGAAGAAGCTGAGCAAGGGTGACTGGGTGCTTACCAAGGCTGCCATCCCTGGCACCAAGTCGGCGATTCAGAGCTACTTCGGCTACGGCGGGTACCCGAGGAGGCCGCTGAAGAGGCTCTCAAAGGAGAAGACTGATGCCGTTGCCGAGGGCATCAAGGAGATCATGGAGATTGAGAAGAGCTTATGA